From the genome of Mycobacterium dioxanotrophicus, one region includes:
- a CDS encoding glycoside hydrolase family 3 N-terminal domain-containing protein, translated as MPRVLSVLVALSGLLLACSPSTQTSSDHQQVSSSKPLPKAPVAQSCDLTALPTRDKLAQLLTVGVTDGDDARKVVSEQHVGGIMIGSWTDLSMLSDGSLKEIADAAGPLPLAVSVDEEGGRVSRLASIIGKQPSPRVLAQTNTADEVYGIALERGKKMHDLGITVDFAPVVDVTDAPDDTVIGDRSFGDDPAKVTEYAGAYARGLRDAGILPVLKHFPGHGHGSGDSHTNSVTTPPLADLQTNDLVPYHTLTTAAPVAVMVGHLEVPGLTGTDPASLSAPAYELLRSGNYGGPPFNGLVYTDDLSSMAAINERYGVSAAVLKALQAGADNALWITTKEVPAVLDGLEKAVAAGELSMDNINASLQRNSAIKGPVRCGG; from the coding sequence ATGCCCCGCGTTCTGAGTGTGCTTGTCGCGCTGTCCGGACTGTTGCTGGCGTGTTCGCCATCCACGCAGACGTCGTCGGATCACCAACAGGTGAGCAGCAGCAAGCCGCTGCCCAAAGCGCCCGTCGCGCAGAGCTGCGACCTGACCGCGCTGCCCACCCGGGACAAGCTGGCCCAGTTGCTCACCGTCGGCGTGACCGACGGTGACGACGCGCGCAAGGTCGTTAGTGAACAGCACGTCGGCGGCATCATGATCGGCAGCTGGACCGATCTGTCCATGTTGTCCGACGGCTCGCTGAAGGAGATCGCCGACGCGGCAGGCCCGCTGCCTCTCGCGGTCAGCGTCGACGAGGAAGGCGGCCGGGTGTCGCGCCTCGCGTCGATCATCGGCAAGCAGCCGTCGCCGCGGGTGCTGGCGCAGACCAACACCGCCGACGAGGTGTACGGCATCGCGCTCGAGCGCGGCAAGAAGATGCACGATCTGGGCATCACCGTGGACTTCGCGCCCGTCGTCGACGTCACCGACGCCCCGGACGACACCGTCATCGGGGACCGGTCCTTCGGCGACGACCCGGCCAAGGTCACCGAATACGCCGGGGCCTATGCGCGTGGTCTGCGCGACGCCGGAATCCTCCCGGTACTCAAGCACTTTCCCGGCCACGGCCACGGATCCGGTGACTCGCACACCAATTCGGTGACCACGCCTCCGCTGGCCGACCTGCAGACCAACGATCTGGTGCCCTATCACACGCTGACCACCGCGGCCCCGGTCGCCGTCATGGTCGGGCACCTGGAGGTTCCCGGGCTGACGGGAACCGATCCGGCCAGCCTCAGCGCGCCGGCCTACGAGCTGCTGCGGTCCGGCAATTACGGCGGCCCGCCGTTCAACGGTCTGGTCTACACCGATGACCTGTCCAGCATGGCGGCGATCAACGAACGCTACGGCGTGTCCGCGGCGGTGCTCAAGGCATTGCAGGCCGGCGCCGACAACGCACTGTGGATCACCACCAAGGAGGTGCCCGCGGTGCTGGACGGGCTCGAAAAGGCTGTGGCGGCAGGCGAACTGTCGATGGACAACATCAACGCATCGCTGCAGCGGAACTCCGCGATCAAGGGCCCGGTGCGCTGCGGCGGCTGA
- a CDS encoding sulfate ABC transporter substrate-binding protein, with amino-acid sequence MADTSAPRTRPWLRIFGVAAVVLAAVLVTVKNLPDHTPNQILNVSYDPTREVYAALDKAFVAQYRAQSGITLDIKQSHGGSGRQARNVIDGTEPANVVSLALISDVDSLRKRGLIADDWQKRLPNNSVPYTSTVVFVVHKGNPKGIHDWPDLVHDGVSVVTPNPKTSGNGQLSFLAAWGSVTTRNGTPEQAQDYLRELYRHVAVFDAGARTSATSFADQKIGDVHLTWENEALREVAANKDEFEVVYPPVSIKAEPAVAWVDANDTNAKTATSAKAYLQYLFTPPAQELFAQYGYRPVLPDVLAKHADTLPAISLFPITAIAKDWNDARQKFYGDNGIYDNIATPAKAAS; translated from the coding sequence ATGGCAGACACGTCAGCGCCACGGACGCGACCGTGGCTGCGCATCTTCGGTGTGGCCGCGGTCGTCCTGGCCGCGGTGTTGGTGACGGTCAAGAACCTGCCCGACCACACGCCCAACCAGATCCTCAACGTCTCCTACGACCCGACGCGTGAGGTCTACGCCGCACTCGACAAGGCGTTCGTCGCGCAGTACCGCGCCCAGAGTGGGATCACACTCGACATCAAGCAGTCTCACGGCGGCTCGGGCAGGCAGGCCCGCAACGTCATCGACGGCACCGAGCCGGCCAACGTGGTGTCCCTGGCGCTGATCAGCGACGTCGACTCCCTGCGCAAGCGCGGGCTGATCGCCGACGACTGGCAGAAGCGCCTGCCCAACAACTCCGTGCCGTACACGTCGACGGTGGTGTTCGTCGTGCACAAGGGCAACCCGAAGGGCATCCACGACTGGCCCGACCTGGTGCACGACGGCGTCTCGGTGGTGACGCCGAATCCGAAGACATCCGGTAACGGTCAGTTGAGCTTCCTGGCCGCGTGGGGTTCGGTGACCACCCGCAACGGCACCCCGGAACAGGCCCAGGACTACCTGCGCGAGCTGTACCGCCACGTCGCGGTGTTCGACGCAGGCGCCCGCACGTCGGCCACCAGCTTCGCCGACCAGAAGATCGGCGATGTGCACCTGACGTGGGAGAACGAGGCACTGCGCGAAGTCGCGGCCAACAAGGACGAGTTCGAGGTCGTGTACCCGCCGGTGAGCATCAAGGCCGAACCCGCCGTGGCGTGGGTGGACGCCAACGATACGAACGCGAAGACCGCGACCAGTGCCAAGGCCTATCTGCAATATCTGTTCACACCGCCCGCGCAGGAGTTGTTCGCGCAGTACGGGTATCGCCCGGTGCTACCCGACGTGCTGGCCAAGCATGCCGACACGTTGCCTGCCATCTCGCTGTTCCCGATCACCGCGATCGCCAAGGACTGGAACGACGCCCGGCAGAAGTTCTACGGCGACAACGGGATCTACGACAACATCGCTACTCCCGCAAAGGCGGCGTCCTGA
- a CDS encoding SulP family inorganic anion transporter, with translation MSYTRPRIPPVASLARTGRRDLIAGLTVAAVALPQGIAYALIAGVDPKYGVYSAIVVTAVASVFGSSSHLINGPTSAISLLVFSSLAFIDPENRTALFEALFLLGILVGVIQILIAVLKLGDLTRYISESVIIGFMAAAALILALGQIGNALGVKSKGDAHTPILTNVYLTVFHGDKINPKAVFLSVSAVVIAVLLRRLVKRYGLPQIDLLTVLIVAGVIAYLAGWSTPGADGKTAVNLAAKVPQSLPGFHIPTVDLHSLGELSQGALAIAFIGLIEALSIAKAIAHQTQQKIDYNRQILAEGLANLTGGFFQSLPGSGSLSRSAINYQAGAATRFSGILAAAAVAVALLLFAPLLHYIPQAALAGLLLVTAARLVDFRRLITTVKTSRYDAGLVLVTALTGVLVDLDKAVLLGIALSILLFVPRAAKLKAAELTVTPERVVRERVPDDPVDPSIVIYDLEGELFFGAAPELDRYFDALRERIRAGEVKFVVLRLKRVRHPDAVCIERLEHFLREDHGATVLLAGVRPDTLKALTNVGLSSWFPAEQVFPEEEVEFSATLRAVRYAQARLTAEAAVEEASADPQLYYLV, from the coding sequence ATGAGCTACACCCGGCCCCGGATTCCCCCCGTCGCTTCGCTCGCCCGCACGGGCCGTCGCGACCTCATCGCCGGCCTCACCGTGGCCGCCGTCGCGCTGCCACAGGGCATCGCCTATGCGCTGATCGCCGGGGTCGACCCGAAGTACGGCGTGTATTCGGCGATCGTCGTCACCGCGGTCGCCTCGGTGTTCGGGTCGTCTTCACACCTGATCAACGGACCGACCAGTGCGATCTCACTGCTGGTGTTCAGCTCGCTGGCATTCATCGACCCGGAGAACCGCACGGCGCTCTTCGAGGCGCTGTTCCTGCTGGGCATCCTCGTCGGTGTCATCCAGATCCTCATCGCCGTGCTCAAGCTGGGCGACCTCACGCGCTACATCTCGGAGTCGGTGATCATCGGGTTCATGGCCGCGGCGGCGCTGATCCTCGCCCTCGGCCAGATCGGTAACGCGCTGGGGGTGAAGAGCAAGGGCGATGCCCACACCCCGATCTTGACCAACGTGTATCTCACGGTGTTCCACGGCGACAAGATCAACCCGAAGGCCGTGTTCCTCAGCGTCTCGGCGGTGGTGATCGCCGTGCTGCTGCGCCGGCTGGTCAAACGCTACGGCCTGCCGCAGATCGATCTGCTGACCGTGCTGATAGTCGCCGGGGTGATCGCCTACCTGGCCGGGTGGTCCACGCCGGGTGCCGACGGGAAGACCGCGGTGAACCTGGCGGCCAAGGTGCCGCAGAGCCTGCCCGGTTTCCACATCCCGACCGTCGACCTGCACTCGCTCGGCGAGTTGTCCCAGGGCGCGCTGGCCATCGCGTTCATCGGCCTGATCGAGGCGCTGTCGATCGCCAAGGCCATCGCGCACCAGACCCAGCAGAAGATCGACTACAACCGCCAGATCCTGGCCGAGGGACTGGCCAACCTGACCGGCGGGTTCTTCCAGAGCCTGCCCGGCTCGGGGTCGCTGTCCCGCTCGGCGATCAACTATCAGGCGGGTGCGGCCACCCGGTTCTCCGGCATCCTCGCCGCCGCGGCCGTTGCGGTGGCCCTGCTGCTGTTCGCGCCGCTGCTGCACTACATCCCGCAGGCCGCGCTGGCCGGGCTGCTGCTGGTCACCGCGGCCCGGCTGGTCGACTTTCGGCGGCTCATCACCACGGTGAAGACGTCGCGTTACGACGCGGGCCTGGTGCTCGTAACGGCGCTGACCGGGGTGCTCGTCGACCTCGACAAGGCGGTGCTGCTCGGGATCGCGCTGTCGATCCTGCTGTTCGTGCCGCGAGCGGCCAAACTCAAGGCCGCCGAGCTCACCGTGACGCCCGAGCGCGTGGTCCGCGAGCGGGTTCCCGACGACCCCGTCGACCCGTCGATCGTGATCTACGACCTCGAAGGCGAACTGTTCTTCGGAGCCGCCCCGGAGCTCGACCGCTACTTCGACGCCCTGCGCGAACGCATCCGCGCCGGTGAGGTCAAGTTCGTGGTGCTGCGGCTCAAGCGGGTGCGCCACCCCGATGCCGTGTGCATCGAGCGGCTCGAACACTTCCTGCGCGAAGACCACGGCGCCACCGTCCTGCTGGCCGGCGTGCGGCCCGACACCCTGAAGGCACTGACCAACGTCGGCCTGTCGAGCTGGTTCCCGGCCGAGCAGGTGTTCCCCGAAGAGGAGGTCGAGTTCTCGGCGACGCTGCGGGCGGTGCGGTACGCTCAGGCCCGCCTCACCGCCGAAGCAGCCGTGGAAGAGGCGAGTGCCGATCCGCAGCTGTACTACCTAGTGTGA
- a CDS encoding DUF2613 domain-containing protein: MNRFVVPSAASVVVGLLLGAAAVFGVTLMVQQDTKPPLQAGDPASSVLNRVEYGDRT; this comes from the coding sequence GTGAATCGGTTCGTCGTCCCGTCTGCCGCCAGCGTCGTTGTCGGTCTTTTGCTGGGCGCGGCCGCCGTCTTCGGTGTGACGTTGATGGTGCAACAGGACACGAAGCCTCCGTTGCAGGCGGGTGATCCGGCGTCATCGGTGCTCAACCGGGTCGAGTACGGCGACCGTACTTAA